From the genome of Glycine max cultivar Williams 82 chromosome 2, Glycine_max_v4.0, whole genome shotgun sequence, one region includes:
- the LOC100817273 gene encoding uncharacterized protein isoform X2 has product MKQKEEELRKGELEADADRMMREYRAQLDAERARKLSQGRNHSNSKSKHVKGMSGKVAKTWFVLLALFLIPASNETAYSNLQIRGTKFQRSTAAERESIQEDLLHLAPLRHPQTLPVAMKKKEGQEDPSPGPRDQRRKRSPSQEARMLEALVKTRVQFAFQDSLGTSRVNSA; this is encoded by the exons ATGAAGCAAAAG GAAGAAGAATTGAGAAAAGGGGAATTGGAAGCAGATGCAGATAGGATGATGAGAGAGTACAGAGCTCAACTAGATGCTGAAAGGGCTCGTAAGCTTTCCCAAGGAAGAAATCACTCTAATAGTAAGTCTAAACATGTGAAAGGTATGTCTGGTAAAGTTGCCAAAACTTGGTTTGTTCTGCTAGCACTTTTCCTGATCCCAGCTTCTAATGAGACTGCATATTCTAACTTGCAGATAAGAGGGACAAAATTTCAAAGAAGCACAGCAGCAGAAAGAGAAAG CATTCAAGAAGATCTTCTGCATCTAGCTCCTCTTCGTCATCCTCAGACTCTTCCAGTAGcgatgaagaagaaagagggTCAAGAAGATCCAAGTCCAGGTCCAAGAGatcaaagaaggaaaagaagtcCAAGTCAAGAAGCAAGGATGCTGGAAGCGCTAGTGAAGACGAGGGTCCAGTTCGCCTTTCAAGATTCTTTGGGAACGTCAAGAGTGAATAGTGCTTGA
- the MAPK2 gene encoding mitogen-activated protein kinase 2: MEGGGAAPPADTVMSDAAPPPQQAMAMGIENIPATLSHGGRFIQYNIFGNIFEVTAKYKPPIMPIGKGAYGIVCSALNSETNEHVAIKKIANAFDNKIDAKRTLREIKLLRHMDHENVVAIRDIVPPPQREIFNDVYIAYELMDTDLHQIIRSNQGLSEEHCQYFLYQILRGLKYIHSANVLHRDLKPSNLLLNANCDLKICDFGLARVTSETDFMTEYVVTRWYRAPELLLNSSDYTAAIDVWSVGCIFMELMDRKPLFPGRDHVHQLRLLMELIGTPSEADLGFLNENAKRYIRQLPLYRRQSFQEKFPHVHPEAIDLVEKMLTFDPRKRITVEDALAHPYLTSLHDISDEPVCMTPFNFDFEQHALTEEQMKELIYREALAFNPEYQQ; this comes from the exons ATGGAAGGAGGAGGAGCTGCTCCGCCGGCCGACACCGTGATGTCCGACGCGGCGCCTCCGCCGCAGCAAGCGATGGCTATGGGGATCGAGAATATTCCGGCGACGCTGAGCCACGGTGGCAGGTTCATCCAATACAACATATTCGGAAACATATTCGAAGTCACCGCCAAATACAAGCCACCCATCATGCCCATCGGAAAAGGCGCATACGGCATCGTTTG CTCGGCTTTGAACTCGGAGACGAATGAGCACGTTGCCATCAAGAAGATTGCGAATGCGTTTGATAACAAGATTGATGCAAAGAGGACCCTCCGTGAAATCAAGCTGCTTCGTCACATGGATCATGAAAAC GTGGTTGCAATCAGGGATATAGTGCCACCACCTCAAAGGGAGATATTCAATGATGTTTACATTGCATATGAGTTGATGGACACTGACCTTCACCAAATTATTCGTTCAAACCAAGGATTATCAGAGGAGCACTGTCAg TATTTTCTGTATCAAATCCTCCGTGGGTTGAAGTACATACATTCTGCCAATGTTCTGCATAGGGACTTAAAACCTAGCAACCTTCTCCTGAATGCCAACTGTGACttaaaaatttgtgattttggaCTGGCTCGTGTCACGTCTGAAACTGATTTTATGACTGAATATGTTGTTACAAGATGGTACCGTGCACCAGAGCTTCTGTTGAACTCTTCTGATTACACTGCAGCAATTGATGTATGGTCTGTTGGTTGTATTTTCATGGAACTGATGGATCGCAAGCCTTTGTTTCCTGGCAGAGATCATGTGCATCAGTTGCGTCTACTTATGGAG CTGATTGGCACCCCATCAGAGGCTGATTTGGGGTTCCTGAATGAAAATGCTAAGAGATACATTAGGCAACTACCCCTTTACCGCCGTCAATCTTTCCAGGAAAAGTTTCCACATGTCCATCCTGAAGCTATAGATCTTGTTGAAAAAATGTTAACTTTTGATCCTAGAAAAAGGATTACTG TTGAAGATGCACTGGCGCACCCGTACTTGACATCTCTGCATGACATCAGTGATGAACCAGTGTGCATGACTCCCTTCAACTTTGACTTTGAACAACATGCTTTGACGGAGGAACAGATGAAAGAACTGATATACCGAGAGGCTCTAGCATTTAACCCTGAGTATCAGCAGTAG
- the LOC100817273 gene encoding uncharacterized protein LOC100817273, with protein sequence MGKNQAYKAMQRARLGGASAGPDEVEDGMVDGSFHSPEWHAARLASLNTSHTITWEEYKMKQKEEELRKGELEADADRMMREYRAQLDAERARKLSQGRNHSNSKSKHVKDKRDKISKKHSSRKRKHSRRSSASSSSSSSSDSSSSDEEERGSRRSKSRSKRSKKEKKSKSRSKDAGSASEDEGPVRLSRFFGNVKSE encoded by the exons ATGGGAAAAAACCAAGCCTACAAAGCTATGCAGAGAGCCAGGCTCGGCGGCGCCTCCGCCGGCCCCGACGAGGTTGAAGACGGCATG GTGGATGGTTCATTTCATTCACCAGAATGGCATGCAGCTCGTTTGGCTAGCCTTAACACCTCTCACACCATTACCTGGGAGGAGTACAAAATGAAGCAAAAG GAAGAAGAATTGAGAAAAGGGGAATTGGAAGCAGATGCAGATAGGATGATGAGAGAGTACAGAGCTCAACTAGATGCTGAAAGGGCTCGTAAGCTTTCCCAAGGAAGAAATCACTCTAATAGTAAGTCTAAACATGTGAAAG ATAAGAGGGACAAAATTTCAAAGAAGCACAGCAGCAGAAAGAGAAAG CATTCAAGAAGATCTTCTGCATCTAGCTCCTCTTCGTCATCCTCAGACTCTTCCAGTAGcgatgaagaagaaagagggTCAAGAAGATCCAAGTCCAGGTCCAAGAGatcaaagaaggaaaagaagtcCAAGTCAAGAAGCAAGGATGCTGGAAGCGCTAGTGAAGACGAGGGTCCAGTTCGCCTTTCAAGATTCTTTGGGAACGTCAAGAGTGAATAG
- the LOC100816733 gene encoding acid sugar phosphatase isoform X2, with amino-acid sequence MVIISNSSRRSSVTIEKVKGLGFDASLFLGAITSGELTHQYLQRRDDPWFATLGRSCIHFTWNGRGAISLEGLDLRVVANVEEAEFVLAHGTEALGNADGTARSMKLEDMEKILELCAAKGIPMVVANPDYVTVEARDLRVMPGTLAAKYEKLGGEVKWMGKPDEIIYKSAIAMAGTDVSECIAVGDSFHHDIKGANAAGIKSVFITGGIHAAELGLHGFGEVADSSSVQSLATKYEAYPSYVLPAFTW; translated from the exons ATGGTGATCATAAGCAACTCCTCGAGACGTTCATCAGTGACTATTGAAAAAGTGAAGGGTCTTGGATTTGATGCCTCTCTTTTTCTCGGAGCCATCACTAGTGGAGAACTAACTCACCAGTACTTGCAAAG GAGAGATGATCCTTGGTTTGCAACATTGGGAAGATCTTGCATTCATTTCACCTGGAATGGCCGGGGAGCAATATCTCTTGAG GGCTTAGACTTGCGAGTTGTGGCGAATGTTGAAGAAGctgaatttgttttggctcaTGGTACTGAAGCCTTGGGGAATGCCGATGGCACTGCACGTTCAATGAAACTTGAAGACATGGAGAAGATATTGGAGCTTTGTGCTGCTAAAGGAATTCCTATGGTAGTAGCCAATCCAGATTATGTAACTGTTGAAGCAAGAGACTTGCGTGTGATGCCTG GTACACTGGCAGCTAAATATGAAAAGCTTGGGGGTGAAGTAAAATGGATGGGCAAACCTGATGAG ATAATCTACAAGTCAGCCATTGCCATGGCTGGGACAGATGTTTCTGAGTGTATTGCTGTGGGTGATTCATTCCACCATGATATTAAGGGTGCTAATGCTGCTGGAATCAAATCCGTTTTTATCACTGGCGGGATTCACGCTGCTGAACTTGGACTCCATGGTTTTGGAGAAGTTGCAGATTCATCTTCTGTGCAATCACTTGCAACCAAATATGAAGCTTATCCTTCCTATGTGTTGCCTGCATTCACATGGTAG
- the LOC100817273 gene encoding uncharacterized protein isoform X1, with protein sequence MGKNQAYKAMQRARLGGASAGPDEVEDGMVDGSFHSPEWHAARLASLNTSHTITWEEYKMKQKEEELRKGELEADADRMMREYRAQLDAERARKLSQGRNHSNSKSKHVKGMSGKVAKTWFVLLALFLIPASNETAYSNLQIRGTKFQRSTAAERESIQEDLLHLAPLRHPQTLPVAMKKKEGQEDPSPGPRDQRRKRSPSQEARMLEALVKTRVQFAFQDSLGTSRVNSA encoded by the exons ATGGGAAAAAACCAAGCCTACAAAGCTATGCAGAGAGCCAGGCTCGGCGGCGCCTCCGCCGGCCCCGACGAGGTTGAAGACGGCATG GTGGATGGTTCATTTCATTCACCAGAATGGCATGCAGCTCGTTTGGCTAGCCTTAACACCTCTCACACCATTACCTGGGAGGAGTACAAAATGAAGCAAAAG GAAGAAGAATTGAGAAAAGGGGAATTGGAAGCAGATGCAGATAGGATGATGAGAGAGTACAGAGCTCAACTAGATGCTGAAAGGGCTCGTAAGCTTTCCCAAGGAAGAAATCACTCTAATAGTAAGTCTAAACATGTGAAAGGTATGTCTGGTAAAGTTGCCAAAACTTGGTTTGTTCTGCTAGCACTTTTCCTGATCCCAGCTTCTAATGAGACTGCATATTCTAACTTGCAGATAAGAGGGACAAAATTTCAAAGAAGCACAGCAGCAGAAAGAGAAAG CATTCAAGAAGATCTTCTGCATCTAGCTCCTCTTCGTCATCCTCAGACTCTTCCAGTAGcgatgaagaagaaagagggTCAAGAAGATCCAAGTCCAGGTCCAAGAGatcaaagaaggaaaagaagtcCAAGTCAAGAAGCAAGGATGCTGGAAGCGCTAGTGAAGACGAGGGTCCAGTTCGCCTTTCAAGATTCTTTGGGAACGTCAAGAGTGAATAGTGCTTGA
- the LOC100816733 gene encoding acid sugar phosphatase isoform X1, protein MNPKCSVPPPQIRPFQFQNLNGLRQLAETRRFKGWLLDQFGVLHDGKEPYPGAISTLENIAKTGAKMVIISNSSRRSSVTIEKVKGLGFDASLFLGAITSGELTHQYLQRRDDPWFATLGRSCIHFTWNGRGAISLEGLDLRVVANVEEAEFVLAHGTEALGNADGTARSMKLEDMEKILELCAAKGIPMVVANPDYVTVEARDLRVMPGTLAAKYEKLGGEVKWMGKPDEIIYKSAIAMAGTDVSECIAVGDSFHHDIKGANAAGIKSVFITGGIHAAELGLHGFGEVADSSSVQSLATKYEAYPSYVLPAFTW, encoded by the exons ATGAATCCCAAATGCTCTGTTCCGCCCCCTCAGATTCGTCCGTTTCAGTTTCAGAACTTGAACGGTCTCCGACAACTCGCCGAAACGCGTCGTTTCAAG GGATGGTTGTTGGACCAGTTCGGAGTCCTCCACGACGGAAAAGAACCTTACCCCGGTGCCATTTCAACCT TAGAAAATATAGCTAAGACGGGTGCTAAAATGGTGATCATAAGCAACTCCTCGAGACGTTCATCAGTGACTATTGAAAAAGTGAAGGGTCTTGGATTTGATGCCTCTCTTTTTCTCGGAGCCATCACTAGTGGAGAACTAACTCACCAGTACTTGCAAAG GAGAGATGATCCTTGGTTTGCAACATTGGGAAGATCTTGCATTCATTTCACCTGGAATGGCCGGGGAGCAATATCTCTTGAG GGCTTAGACTTGCGAGTTGTGGCGAATGTTGAAGAAGctgaatttgttttggctcaTGGTACTGAAGCCTTGGGGAATGCCGATGGCACTGCACGTTCAATGAAACTTGAAGACATGGAGAAGATATTGGAGCTTTGTGCTGCTAAAGGAATTCCTATGGTAGTAGCCAATCCAGATTATGTAACTGTTGAAGCAAGAGACTTGCGTGTGATGCCTG GTACACTGGCAGCTAAATATGAAAAGCTTGGGGGTGAAGTAAAATGGATGGGCAAACCTGATGAG ATAATCTACAAGTCAGCCATTGCCATGGCTGGGACAGATGTTTCTGAGTGTATTGCTGTGGGTGATTCATTCCACCATGATATTAAGGGTGCTAATGCTGCTGGAATCAAATCCGTTTTTATCACTGGCGGGATTCACGCTGCTGAACTTGGACTCCATGGTTTTGGAGAAGTTGCAGATTCATCTTCTGTGCAATCACTTGCAACCAAATATGAAGCTTATCCTTCCTATGTGTTGCCTGCATTCACATGGTAG
- the LOC100816211 gene encoding myosin-5 — translation MAHLLTPTPATAATALSPRARKSKSPLHSWKNGYFPTPRVCCVGHQSQRSHTSSISSDLDQVPPPLDNHSLRRRTLMGLSGAAMLGLSLSDEQSASGAARRPPPPPPTEKKDPNVSGVQAKVLASKRRKEAMKEEVARLRERGKSVNKQQPPPPPPPASE, via the exons ATGGCTCATTTGCTGACACCAACTCCTGCCACTGCTGCAACAGCTCTCTCCCCGAGAGCCCGAAAGAGCAAGAGCCCCCTCCATTCTTGGAAAAATGGTTACTTTCCAACTCCAAGAGTGTGCTGCGTTGGCCACCAATCTCAACGATCTCACACCTCTTCCATCTCTTCTGATCTTGATCAAGTCCCTCCTCCCCTTGACAACCACTCTCTTCGTCGCAG GACATTGATGGGGTTGAGTGGTGCGGCAATGTTGGGGTTGAGTTTGAGTGATGAGCAAAGTGCAAGTGGCGCGGCAAGGCGTCCACCGCCTCCACCACCGACGGAGAAAAAGGACCCGAATGTGAGTGGTGTTCAGGCTAAAGTATTGGCTAGCAAGAGGAGAAAAGAAGCCATGAAAGAAGAAGTGGCCAGGCTAAGAGAGAGAGGGAAGTCCGTTAATAAACAGCAAccaccacctcctcctcctcctgcaTCAGAATAG
- the LOC113000416 gene encoding uncharacterized protein, protein QNPEPDSLPFHRSLASLVLRLPFHRSLASLVLRPPLHFRRSPFLSLSLTTHSVYISARVRSCLVSISASASLVLIAFHILCQILKPFYELIKCGTMMMRTASQKWGYIRIMAGTIFGGILGFYVMHRLETNYKEKMNERLRDYEAELKRKKDERLNELEDSSRF, encoded by the exons caaaATCCTGAACCAGACTCGCTACCCTTTCATCGCAGTCTCGCATCTTTAGTTCTCCGTCTACCCTTTCATCGCAGTCTCGCATCTTTAGTTCTCCGTCCTCCGCTGCACTTCCGTCGCAGTccattcctctctctctctttgacCACTCACTCTGTCTAC ATCTCTGCTAGGGTTCGCAGTTGTTTGGTATCTATCTCTGCAAGCGCCTCTCTCGTCCTCATTGCGTTTCACATTCTCTGCCAG ATCCTGAAACCATTCTATGAACTAATCAAGTGTGGAACAATGATGATGAGAACTGCTTCTCAGAAATGGGGCTACATTCGGATCATGGCTGGTACAATCTTTGGAGGCATCCTTGGATTCTATGTCATGCACCGCCTTGAAACTAACTACAAG GAGAAAATGAATGAAAGGCTGAGAGATTATGAGGCTGAattgaagaggaagaaggatGAGAGATTGAATGAGTTAGAGGACTCCTCCCGGTTTTGA